The Bacillota bacterium sequence AATGCGACTGATAGCGCGATACTTTGCTTTGATCACGGAGATCGGTCTGACCATTGTGGTTACAACCTTAATGGGTTATTACTTAGGAGGTTGGATCGATCGGCGCCTGGATACGGGCATCGTGTTTATGATTATTGGCGTAGTCTTTGGGTTAGTGTCAGGTTTCTACAGTGTCTATCAGCTAGTGGCTCGAGAGATGGATCGACCAGAAAGGTGAAATTATGCATGTGAGGCAATTGCTCAAGGATGTCTTGATCTTCAGTGCGATACCCGCTGGGCTGAGTGCCATCGGGGCTGGGATTTGGCTAGGACTCATTGGAGTCGTTGCCGTTATCGGAGCTTGGCTGATTAGTTCCTTTAATCTGATGCTGCTGTTTAGAGACGGTATTCGTACCCTCGCACAGCCAAAGGGTTTGGTTCGTAAAGTGACGCAGAGGGCGTTTAGAAAGCGGCTTCTCTGGGTAGGACTGTTACTGCTAGGTTTGGATTTTATCCTATCGCCATACTTGAATTCCGTAGTTCTTGGTTTGCTGTTCCTCGTTGTGTATACAAGCGGAATTGTCGTGTTCGCTTGGCTGGTGACGCGGCAGTCCGATTATGAAGTTACCGAGTGAAGGGAGGGGGAAAGTCTTGCCAACGGAGTTATTTGAAGCTCCAAGGGTGGTTTTCCATCTTTTCGGGATACCAATCACCGAGACCGTCCGTAACGGCTGGTTGGTCATGGGTGGGATTTTGGTGATTGCGTTCATCGTGACACGACGATTGAACGACGTGCCGTCGAAGTTGCAAGCCGCGGTGGAGTTACTGGTGGAGGGTCTTCATGGCCTTGTGGCTTCAAACATGAGTGGCGTAGGTAAGGGGTTCGTCAAGTATTTCGGGGCATTAATGTTGTATTTGTACTTGGCGAATATTTCCGGTTTATTTGGAATTCGACCACCTACCGGCGATATCAATGTGACGGTTAGTTTGGCGCTCTTTACCTTTGTTATCAACCATTACATGGGCCTAAAGGCCAATGGTCTGGGTTACATAAAGGGCTTCTTTGAGCCGCTCCCTCTAACACCGTTGAATATTCTTGGTGAATTGGCTCGGCCCGTATCATTGTCGCTGCGTTTGTTTGGGAACATTCTCGGCGGCACTTTACTCGGTGCGATGGTATTTAGTCTCGTCCCGATTGTCTTGCCAGCGGCGTTGAGCCTATACTTCGACTTGGTGTCGGGTTTGATTCAAGCCTTCATCTTTACGATGTTGTCGATGACCTTCATCGCGTTAGCCATGGAGTAATCAGCAGATTTTCTTTGTTGGAGTAGGGCAAAACACTTAGTTTTACTAACATGATTCGAAGCTAACATTGAAAGGGGGGAACCTGGGACGCTCATTCGTCCTGGGGAAAAATGGATTTAGGTCATGCTATTGTTGCAGGAGCAGCACTATTGGGCGCAGGTATTGCTATGGGTATAGGAGCTATCGGTCCTGGTATCGGTGAGGGAATGCCAGCAGCTTCCGCCGTTGAAGGAGTTGCCCGTCAACCTGAGGCAAGAGGTCAAATCATTCCCGTCATGTTGTTGGGTCAGGCAGTAGCCGAGACCACCGGTATCTACTCTTTGGTCATTTCCTTGATCTTGATCGGAATTGCTCGCGGACTTCTCTAGAGCCAGACTAAAAGCAAAATTCGCAGTGTCTGGAGGGAACCGCATTGATTGATATAGTATGGCAAAGTATCGTCATCCATGGTCTGAGTTACCTCATCTTTGCCTTCTTACTGGGTAAGATCCTCTTTGATCCAGTGATGTCACTGATTGAGAAGCGCTCGGAACGGGTCAACAAACTAGTGACTGCAGCTGAGAGGGCGGAGGAAGAGGCAAAGTCGTTGCAGGATTCTCTGGAAAGGCGCCTCTACAGCGCCCGGATCGATGCCGGCACGATCATGGAGGAATTGCGGCTAGCTGCTGAAGCCCAGGGAGAAGAGCAGATTGCTCAGATGAGAGAGAAGGTTCAGCAGTTCCGCGAGGAGAATGCTGCAGAACTCAGCCAGGAAATAGACAAAGCCATGGCAGAAGTGGAGTCCTACGCCAAAGAACTGGGTAGGATGCTCGCTGAGAAGGCTCTTGACAGAAAATTGGTTGCCTAGATTCTCGATTTTTGTCAGGAGACTGCGATGATAACAGTGTGCACAGCAGAAGGATCGAGTTTCGGTCCTTCTTTTTTTGCGCCAGATTCGAACAAGGGTAAGAGGGCTAGTCGCCGAAGCTAAGAAGAAAAGGGAACAGCTGTAGATGGGAGTTGATACTGTGGCCACCAAGTATTCAATTGGAGTGGACTTTGGTACATTATCCGGTCGAGCTGTATTAGTGGATGTCACCAATGGCGACGAAATTGCCCAGAGTGTATACAATTACAGTCATGGGGTAATGGACGAGCGGTTGCCCGATGGTACGGAACTTCCTCCAGACTTCGCACTTCAGGACCCGGCGGATTATATCAGGACGCTGAAAAAGACGATTCCCGACGTCATCTCCCAGGCGGGTATCTCACCCGATGATGTGATCGGCATTGGGATCGATTTTACCGCCTGTACGATTCTCCCCATCGATGCCCAGGGAGTACCCCTGTGTTATCGCTCGGAACTGGCCGGTAATCCCCATGCCTGGGTGAAATTGTGGAAGCACCACGCAGCGCAGGACGAAGCCAACCGCCTCAATGCCATTGCCCAGGAGCGGGGAGAGAGCTTCCTAGAGCGTTACGGAGGGAAGATCTCCTCGGAATGGTTCTTCCCGAAGGTGTGGCAGGTTCTCAATGAAGCGCCAGAGGTGTATGAGCAGACGGATCGGTTCATCGAGGCTGGGGACTGGGTGGTCCTGCAGCTCACTGGAAATGAGCGGCGTAATGCCTGTACGGCAGGGTATAAGGCTATTTGGAGTAAGAGTGAGGGGTATCCCAGCAAGGAGTTCTTCCGAGCACTGGATCCCAGGTTGGAGAATATCGTCGAAGAGAAAATGAGCACCGACATCTACCCCCAGGGCACCCGGGCTGGGACCTTAACGCCAGAGATGGCCAGGGAGTTAGGGTTGTCTCCCCATGTGGCAGTAGCCGTTGCCAATGTCGATGCCCATGTCTCTGTCCCGGCTGCGACAATAACGGAGCCAGGAAAGATGTTGGCGATTATGGGCACCTCTATCTGTCACTGCCTGATCAGTGACAAACAGGTACCTGTGGAAGGGATTTGCGGCGTGGTAGAAGATGGGATCCTACCGGGGTACTATGGATATGAGGCAGGGCAGGCTGCTGTCGGCGATATTTTCGGGTGGTTCGTTGACAATGCCGTGCCGGAAGAATATAGTAAAGAGGCAGAAGCTCGGGGATTGACCCTTCACCAGCTGCTGGAGGAAAAGGCAGCTAGACTCCGGGTAGGGGAAAGCGGTCTGTTGGCTTTGGACTGGTGGAATGGAAATCGTTCGACGCTGGTCGATGCTGATTTAAGCGGACTGATCCTTGGAATGAATCTGAATACCACGCCGGAGGAAGTTTATCGGGCTTTGATTGAAGCTACAGCCTTTGGCACCCGGGTAATCGTCGAAGCCTTCCGGGATGCTGGGATTCCCATCGATGAGTTTTATGCCTGTGGCGGTCTTCCGGAAAAAAACGCTTTACTAATGCAGATTTATGCCGATGTTATTAATATGGAGATCAAGGTGTCAGCTTCCTCCCAAACTCCGGCCCTGGGAGCAGCTATGTTTGGTGCCGTAGCCGCTGGAGTGGAAGCAGGTGGGTACGCCACCATTACTGATGCTGCTCAGGCGATGGCCCGAGTCAAGGCCACCAGCTATTCGCCCATTCCGGAAAACGCAGCGATATACGACAAGATTTATCAAGAGTACAAGCGGCTGTACGATTACTTTGGTCGCGGCGAAAACGATGTGATGAAGAGGCTGAGGCAGATCAGAGCAGAGGCCAAGTAGGAAGATCGGGAGGCATGGGATTGAGTAGGAGCCATAGCGCCATCATGGCTCCTTTTCTGTGATTAGGGGGATGATGGGCTTGAGCATGCAGGATCTAATTCGACGGATCAATGCTGTGAAATGTTCCTGTGGGCGAGAACATCGCCAGGATATCGAGGTAGTATCGGTGGGAAACACCGCGCTAGCAGATCTGGCGGAATACTTAGAGCACCAAGACTGGAAATCCCTGGCGGTGATCGCCGATGCCAATACTGCTGAGGTGGGCAAAGGGGCAATTTGTCATTACTTACCGAAGACCCTTGACATCCAGTGGATTCAACTGGAAACGCCCAGTGACAAGCCCTTGGTACCCGACGAAGGGGCTGTCGGGAGAATACTGATGGAAATTCCTCCTGACTGTCAGGTTATGGTTGCCTTGGGAGCCGGGACGATTAATGACCTGGTTCGATTTGTCTCCGCTCGGATCGGCTTACCCTTTATCAGTGTCCCTACCGCTCCTTCCATGGATGGATATGCCTCCAGTGTGGCTCCTTTACACCTGGGGAATTTCAAGAAGACCTTTTCCGCCCATGCTCCCAGAGCCATCTTTGCCGACAGTGGTATCCTAGCGACTGCTCCGGCTCACATGGTGGCAGCGGGTTTTGGCGATATTGTCGGGAAGGTGACTGCTCGCTTTGACTGGCAGATGTCCCATACAATCACCGGTGAGTATTACTGCACCTATCCTCAGGAGCTGATGGACGAGGCTGTTAGGGCTTGTCTATCCGGTGCCAAGGAAGTGGGTGAAGGTAGTCCCAAGCTGCTTGAGGCCCTAACCGAGGCCTTAATTCTATCCGGTATCGCTATCATGTTGACCGGTAACTCTCGACCGGCCTCGGGGCCGGAGCACCTCCTTGCGCACTATTGGGAAGTACAAGCGGGTCTGCAGGGAAAGGAAGACGCCTTGCATGGGGCCAAAGTAGGAGTTGCAACTCCCATTTGTCTTGCCTTTATCAAGAAGTTGTTTGCTTTGTCGGAGGCTGAGCTGCGCCCCATATATACCATTAATCCTGGGCTGAGAGAGCAGAAAGTGCGGGAGGAATACCAAGGAGTCAGTGAACAGGTTATTTCCGAGGCCCAAGCAAAGTGGTTTGCACCGGAGTCACTGCGGCAGTTACAGCAGAATGCGGTGAAACACTGGTCTCAGCTACAGCGGCTGGCTGAGCAGCTACCCCAACCTCAGAAGATGATCAAGCAGCTGCGGGTGGTAAAGGGCCCAGCCTTTGTTGACGAAATTGGGATAAGTCGCGAGGAGCTATATCGGGCACTGCTCTTTTCCCGGGAGATGAGGTCCCGGTTCACTGTCTTCGATCTTGCTGGGTGCATGGGCGTGCTGGAGGAAATAGCCGAGCAAGTAGCGGAAGAATATGCCGGATGATTTCGCTGCGGGGCTTGTTCTTAACAATTCTAAGAAGGATTTATTAACCAATAATGGAAAGACTAGAGATCGTGGAATTGTATAGAGGTTGTTGTAGGAATGATGCGGCGGGCATTGTTCATTGGGGAGGTGAGGGCGGTGACTCGGTGGAGGACGGGGAATAAAAGGACAATCGGTTTGTTCATTATTTTCGTTGTTGCTGCAGTTTGGTTTGGGTCACCGAGTCTAGCCCAGGCTAGCTCCCTTCGCACCACAGTTACCGCAGCGTTGACGGACCTGTTTCAAGGGGCAGTGGAGGTGGGAGATACCCAGTTAAGGGGCCTAAGTCGTGTCATCGTGCAGGATGTTAAGGTGTTTGATCCCAGGGACGAGACCAAACTGATGTTAAGTGCCGATACTGTGTCCTTTAACTTTAGTTTACTGGGATTGATTCTTAACTTGAACCATGTCAGTGGTGCCTTGACGGGTATAGAATTGGATAACCCAGTCCTGAATATCGAACGGGAGGAGCGGGGTTGGAACTTAAATCGTCTGGTTAATCTCAAGGACAATCAGACAAAACGCCCTCTGGAGCTGCTATTAACGGTCCGTAACGGCGTCTTCGTGTTTCGGGGCTTTGAGTTTGGCCAAGAGGAGATACCCGTTCAGCTCGACGGTTCCTTGGAGATCGATGCAGATCTGCTGGCGTTGAGACAGGTGAGGGTTGGACTCTTTGGAGCGGAGTTAACGGGAAATGGGATCATCGGTGTTGATGACACCAACGTCACCCTGGAGTCCAATGAAGTAGATTTTGCCAGCTTTGTACAGCATTTCCCCCAATTCTCGGATTTGGGGCTAGAGGGTACCGCTAAGATTCAGGCGACGATGGCGGGACCGGTCTTTGATCCCGTTGTCGAAGGTAGCCTTCGTATTGAAAAGGGTGCCCTGCAGACCCCTCTATTTGACAATGCCACCTATAGAGTGGATTTGTTGCAGGGAGATTTCCGCTATAGTAAAGGCGAAATGTACGTCCACAACCTGGCGATGCGAAAGGATGATTCCACCATCGCTGTTGCGGGAACAGTGGGCTTGGATGGAAGCCTGAAACTGGCGACCACAATGGAAAGCTTTGACATAGCGGCTAGTATTCCCAAGGCCCTCGACAGTGGCATTAGCGGCTTAGCCAATTTCAAGGGAACTCTGACGGGCTCCTTTAAGGATCCACTGCTCCAGGGTGAAGTATCACTGGCCCAAGGGGGAGTATTCTTAGGCAGACCGGTGGATAGAGTTCGCGGTAACATCAGTTTGTCCACCCGGAAGTTGACTGTAAACAACTTAGTGCTGCAGCAGGAGTCCGCTCGTTATCGGCTTTCCGGTGAAATGCAGTTTCGGGGTCTAACGATGGTGAATTTTGCTCTTGACCTCGAGTCTGGAAATCCCCGGGATGTTCTAGCTGTCTTGGGCTATGAGGCTGATTTTGGTGGTCGAGTGAGCGGCAAGTTACAGTTTGTCGGTCCCGTCTGGAATCCCGATATCTATGGCGATGTGAAATTGCATGGTGGAACCCTATGGGGTCATACCTTCGATGAAACCCAGGCTACCTTTTCCATTTCCCGGGATAGGATAGTGATCTCAGAGGGGAGAAGTACCTACCTTGACGGTGTAATTACCTTTCGAGGTGGTGGGGTCCGAGGGGAACCCTTGCGATTGGATGTACAGGCCAGCAGGTGGCAATGGGGGACCATTGACTCACTCTTGACTGAAGGCTCCGACCAACAGATTCCCTCGGAGGGAGAAGTGGTGAATTTGACCGGGCGAGCCTATTTATCAGGGACTTTGGCGAGGCCCGAGGCCACCATTGAGGCCGTCGTTTCCGATACCACCGCTAAGGAGTACCACTTGAACCTGGAAATTGGCAGCCGAAACTAATAGATCAACCTGTGGGAAATAAGCTCCTCGGATTCTTCGGGGGGCTTTTTGCCTCTCTGGCTATGGAAAAGAAGGAGGATAGCGCGATGATTATCGTAGGAACCGCAGGATACTCCTATCGGGATTGGGTGGGGCCTGTCTATCCAGAAGGCACCCAGGATAAGGACATGTTGACCCATTATGCCCAGGAGTTCTCCTTTACCGAGATAAACTCTAGCTTCTACCGGATGCCCAACAGGTTCATGCTTGATAACATGCAGAAGAAGACACCCGATGATTTCCGCTTTGCGGTCAAGGTCTTTCGAGGTTTCACCCACGAGCGAGAGGGTATTGTTGAGCTGGGCCCCGTCTTTCAGGAAGCCCTAGAACCCCTGCGGGAGACGGGGAAGTTAGCCTGCGTCTTGGCTCAGTTCCCAAATAGTTTCCGTAACGAAAGGGAGAATCGACGGCACCTAGTCACATTGCGCCAGGTCTTAGGTGACCTTCCCGTGGTAGTAGAGTTTCGTCACCGCAGTTGGGCAGAGACGGAGGCCGTCTTTCCCTTCCTGGATGACTTGGGTTTCGGTCTTGTTTGTGTCGATGCTCCCAAATTGGCCAGTCTTTTTCCCGATATCCTGCGAGTTACCGGTAACATTGCCTATGTACGCTTTCACGGTCGCAATGCTGCCAAGTGGTGGAAGCATCAGGAGGCCTATGAGCGATATGACTACCTATACTCTCCCGAGGAGCTAGAGGAATGGGTGCCGAAATTGCGCTCTCTGGCCAGCCAAGCTGATTCCGTGTATGCAGTGATGAACAACCACTATCAAGGGAAAGCCTACCTAAACGCACAGCAGTTGCGTGCACTACTGCAGGGATAAGAAGAGCCAAGACCAGGTAGTCAACCTAGTCTTGGCTCTTCGCCTAACGTGCTGGCAAATTCAGGAGGCGTATCTTCTTTGGGGCCAAATCTATCCCTTGATCCCCGACATGACAACACCTTGAATAAAGTAGCGTTGTGCAAAGAAGAAGAGAAGCAAGCACGGTAGTGCAATCAGGATCGATGCCGCCATCAGCTGGTTCCACATCACTATTCCAGACACGGCATAGTTGGTCCGCAGGGACGCCAGTCCCAGTGTCAGGGTGAACAGTTTGCTGTCTCTGATATAGATCAGTGGTGACAGGAATGCGTTCCAATGAGCCATAAAGGTGAAGATGGCCACAGTAGCCAAGGCCGGTTTCGCCAGTGGCAAGATGATTTCCCAGAAGATCCGAAAGGTACTGCACCCGTCGATAATCGCGGCTTCGTCCAGTTCCCGGGGAATTGTCAAGAAGAATTGACGGAGCAGGAAGATATAAAAGGCTCCTCCCACGGCAAAGAAGGGCGGCACCGTTAAGGGCTTAAAGGTATTTACCCAACCTAGTCTGGTGAAGATGAGATACATCGGCACCATGGTAACCTGGTAGGGCAACATCATGGTTGAGAGCAAGACGACAAACCAGAAGTTACGTCCCGGCCACTGCAGGCGGGCGAAGGAAAAAGCCACCAACGACGTGGACAGCAGCGTACCGATCAGACCCATTGCAGTCAAATAAATGGTGTTCCAGGCCCATCGCTGCCAATCGGAGCTGGTAATGATCTTGATATAATTGTCCCAGACCGCGGGCGATGGGATCCAGATCGGTGGATCAGCAAAGGTCTGAATATCTGTCTTGATGGAGGTAGAGACCATCCACAAAAGGGGTGCAATGTACAAAAGGGCACCTAGACTGAGGATGATAAACACCAGGATTTTCTTGATGGCATCAATTCGCTGGCGTCTTTTCTTGAGTTGTCTAGCCTGTTCCGCCGTTGAAATTGTTTGCTTGACCACTTTCTCCTTACCCCCTGTCCGCAAGTTCGTAGTATACCCAGCGGTTAGCGAACTTGAATTGGATTAGCGTCAAGATTAGGATGATAGCAAAGAGCACCCACGCCAAGGCCGATGCATATCCCATCTTGAGCCACTTGAAGGCGTTGTAGTACAGGTACAAAGCATAAAACATCGTTGAGTTCATCGGCCCACCTTCAGTCATCAGATAGGCTTGCTCAAAGATCTGGAAGGCGTTAATAATTCCCATGATGAGGTTAAAAAAGATAGTGGGCGATAGCATTGGCAGGGTAATTTTCCAAAATTGCCTCCAGGTGCCGGCTCCATCGACGGAGGCTGCATCATAAAGCTCCTGGGGGATTCCCTGCAGTCCTGCCAGGTAGATAACCATACTGGATCCGGCGTACCACAAACTCATCAGGATCAGGGAGGGCTTGGACCAAACCTCACTCTGTAACCATAGAGGAGTGTCATAGATTCCTAAGGCCCATAGAGCTTGGTTAATCAGGCCCGAAGAGGGGTCAAAGAGCCAGAGCCAGAGCATCATCGTTGCTGGCCCAGCTGTTACCGCCGGCAGGTAGTAGAGGGTTCGGAAAACCCTGATTCCACGGATCTTCTGATTCATCATGATTGCGACGACGAGAGATACTACAAGGTAAGAGGGAATTTGAAAAAAGGCGTAAAAAAAGGTGTTGTACAAGGCTTTCCAAAACAGCGGATCGTCAGTGAAGATCACCCGGTAATTGTCAAACCCAATGTAGGACGCCGGTGTGAGAACGTCATAATTGAAGAAGCTCATGACAAAGGAGACTATCATCGGTCCGGCGGTAAAGAGGAAGAACCCTAAGAACCAGGGACTGGCAAATAGGTAACCTTCTATTGTCCTTTTGCGGTTGATCTTGCTACCGAACAAGCCCTTAGGTGACTTCATTTCTTGGACCTCCCTTTTTGGGGCAGGGGGCGCTCAGGCCCCCTGCAGAATGGCTACTTATTCTAATTCAACGCTTCGGCCCAGATTTCGTTAATTCCCTTTTCCATGGTGGCCAGGGCCTCATCGACGGTGATTCTCTGGTTGAGAGCTAGCTCGATGTTGTCCACCATGACCTTCTGGATCCTAGCTGTTTCTGGGAAAGCCGGGAAGGGAACCCCGTACTCATCAAAGACAGCGAGGAACTGTTGGAGGGGACCAAGTTGCAGCCAGTGAGCCTGCTCTGCAGCGCTGCGACGAGGTGGAATCATGAACCAAGTGGCCTCGTTGTACTTGGTGATGTTCTCGGTGGAAATTAGGAACTTCACAAATTCCCAAGCAACGTCGGGATCCTCGGCCTGGGTGGAAATTGCCAACCAGTCGGTGAAGGTCAAGGAGACGCCTCGTACCTTCGAGGGATCGGACACTACATATTTTTCGCCACCGGGTACCGAGATGGCAACGGCCAGACTATCGATCTTGTCCGGTGCATAGGTCTGCACCTGGTTGATGGGACCCTGGTTTCCATACGCAATCACCTGGCGACCCGTTGCGAAGTTGGGAATTGGGCTCTGCGACAACTGGGCTGTGCCCGGAGGGCTAACGACGGACTTACGGTCCACTAGATATTGCAGTGCCGCTTTGCCTTCCGGAGTGTTCAGGCCAGTAGTGCCATCTTCTCTGATGAACTCTCCACCGGCGGCCAGCAGCAGTTGAATCAACTCTTGCCAGGTACCGTCGGGCATTCCCTGACGAAGCATCCGGTTTCCACGACGGTCCGTAGTCTTGGCAGCTGCCTCATGGACCTCTTCCCAGGTCTCCGGTACCTTGGTGATACCGACTTCGTTGAGAATGTCCATGCGGTAGATATTGGCCCGGGGAGCCGTCAGGTAGGGAACCCCGTATTGCTTTCCTTCCCAGAAGGTCACACCCCAAGCTCCGTCATAGAAATCGTCCTTCTCGGGGTAATTGGCGATGTACTCATCGATACAGATCGCCTGTCCCTTGGTCGCCAATTGCCAAGCATACTCGGCACCGGTCTGGAAAATATCCGGAGCAGTGTTACCGGCAAAGGCGGTGAGCAGTTTTTCATCATACTTAGACCATTCTACCCAGGTCATCTTGATTTCAATATCGGGGTGGATCTTATTAAAGGCAGGGATTAATTCTTCTTCGAAAAGCTTCTGGGTGGCCTCGGTCCAGTCTACTAGCCAGACGTCTAAGGTAGCGGCATTGGCAACCCCCAGAGCTGCTATGAGCATCAACGTTACCAAAGAAATAATCAGTGATTTTCTCATCAATCGGTCATCTCCTTTCTAGAATTGCAACCAAGTAAGTGGAAAGTGAGATTTGGCCCAAGATCACCACCCTTGCTTTGGATGCGTCGGATGCAGGTAGAGACTGTGAGCACTGGTTTGTTGTAAAATTGTTACAGTTATTGTTTGTACTACTCTGTCAACACAAAAATCCCTCTAAATAACAGGAGTTCTGAAGAATCAAAAAATGGTGACTCCGATAGGATTGGAAGGCGCTAGATCCTTGACCTTGATGGGGAAAGGGAAACAGCAGCAGGAGATTTCGCTGCTAATTCGAATTAACTAAGAGGTTGTCCTAATTTGTGAGGACTTTCCCTAAGGAAAAAGTTAAGCAGTAGTGATTGCAAAGCTTGACGTTAAACTTATAGAAGGCAGGTTGAGTCATTGAAAGTACTGGTTCTAAATAGTGGAAGTTCGTCGCTGAAGTATCGTGTTTTTGATATGACCGATGAATCGGTCTTGGCCAGTGGCTTAGTAGAACGAATTGGATTAACGGGAATACAACAGATTACCCACGAGCGTACCGGGGCTGACAAGGTTACCGTGGAGAAGGACATTCCCAACCATAAGCAGGCTTTGAGCGACGTGTTCGAATTGCTCACCGACAGTGAACATGGTGTTCTTACCAGCTTATCCGATGTACATGCCGTAGGGCATCGGGTATTGCACGGTAAGGAAGCCTTTAAGGATTCGGTGTTGGTAGACCGTGATGTGGTGAGCACCTTGAAGGATTTTGTTGAGATGGGTCCGCTACATATGCCGGCCAATATCGGTGGCATTGAGGCTTGTCTAGAGATCTTAGGTGATTCCGTTCCCCAGGTGGCGGTATTTGACACCGCCTTCCATCAGACGATGCCGGAGTACGCTTACACCTACGCCATCCCCTATGAGATGTACGAGAAGTATGGCGTCCGTCGCTATGGATTCCACGGCACCTCTCATAAGTATCTAACCCAAAGAGCTGCGGAAATTCTCGGTAAGTCCCTTGATGAAATTAACTTGATCACTGCCCATATGGGAAATGGTTGCAGCATCACCGCTGTTGAGAAGGGCAAGTGTATCGATACTTCCATGGGACTAACTCCCTTAGAGGGTCTAGTAATGGGAACCCGCAGCGGTGACCTCGATCCGGCAGTGCTTCCCTTCTTAGGCGATAAGTTGGGT is a genomic window containing:
- a CDS encoding sugar ABC transporter substrate-binding protein, translating into MRKSLIISLVTLMLIAALGVANAATLDVWLVDWTEATQKLFEEELIPAFNKIHPDIEIKMTWVEWSKYDEKLLTAFAGNTAPDIFQTGAEYAWQLATKGQAICIDEYIANYPEKDDFYDGAWGVTFWEGKQYGVPYLTAPRANIYRMDILNEVGITKVPETWEEVHEAAAKTTDRRGNRMLRQGMPDGTWQELIQLLLAAGGEFIREDGTTGLNTPEGKAALQYLVDRKSVVSPPGTAQLSQSPIPNFATGRQVIAYGNQGPINQVQTYAPDKIDSLAVAISVPGGEKYVVSDPSKVRGVSLTFTDWLAISTQAEDPDVAWEFVKFLISTENITKYNEATWFMIPPRRSAAEQAHWLQLGPLQQFLAVFDEYGVPFPAFPETARIQKVMVDNIELALNQRITVDEALATMEKGINEIWAEALN
- a CDS encoding sugar ABC transporter permease; the protein is MKSPKGLFGSKINRKRTIEGYLFASPWFLGFFLFTAGPMIVSFVMSFFNYDVLTPASYIGFDNYRVIFTDDPLFWKALYNTFFYAFFQIPSYLVVSLVVAIMMNQKIRGIRVFRTLYYLPAVTAGPATMMLWLWLFDPSSGLINQALWALGIYDTPLWLQSEVWSKPSLILMSLWYAGSSMVIYLAGLQGIPQELYDAASVDGAGTWRQFWKITLPMLSPTIFFNLIMGIINAFQIFEQAYLMTEGGPMNSTMFYALYLYYNAFKWLKMGYASALAWVLFAIILILTLIQFKFANRWVYYELADRG
- a CDS encoding sn-glycerol-1-phosphate dehydrogenase, which codes for MSMQDLIRRINAVKCSCGREHRQDIEVVSVGNTALADLAEYLEHQDWKSLAVIADANTAEVGKGAICHYLPKTLDIQWIQLETPSDKPLVPDEGAVGRILMEIPPDCQVMVALGAGTINDLVRFVSARIGLPFISVPTAPSMDGYASSVAPLHLGNFKKTFSAHAPRAIFADSGILATAPAHMVAAGFGDIVGKVTARFDWQMSHTITGEYYCTYPQELMDEAVRACLSGAKEVGEGSPKLLEALTEALILSGIAIMLTGNSRPASGPEHLLAHYWEVQAGLQGKEDALHGAKVGVATPICLAFIKKLFALSEAELRPIYTINPGLREQKVREEYQGVSEQVISEAQAKWFAPESLRQLQQNAVKHWSQLQRLAEQLPQPQKMIKQLRVVKGPAFVDEIGISREELYRALLFSREMRSRFTVFDLAGCMGVLEEIAEQVAEEYAG
- a CDS encoding AtpZ/AtpI family protein, which gives rise to MRLIARYFALITEIGLTIVVTTLMGYYLGGWIDRRLDTGIVFMIIGVVFGLVSGFYSVYQLVAREMDRPER
- a CDS encoding ATP synthase F0 subunit B, producing the protein MIDIVWQSIVIHGLSYLIFAFLLGKILFDPVMSLIEKRSERVNKLVTAAERAEEEAKSLQDSLERRLYSARIDAGTIMEELRLAAEAQGEEQIAQMREKVQQFREENAAELSQEIDKAMAEVESYAKELGRMLAEKALDRKLVA
- a CDS encoding ribulokinase is translated as MGVDTVATKYSIGVDFGTLSGRAVLVDVTNGDEIAQSVYNYSHGVMDERLPDGTELPPDFALQDPADYIRTLKKTIPDVISQAGISPDDVIGIGIDFTACTILPIDAQGVPLCYRSELAGNPHAWVKLWKHHAAQDEANRLNAIAQERGESFLERYGGKISSEWFFPKVWQVLNEAPEVYEQTDRFIEAGDWVVLQLTGNERRNACTAGYKAIWSKSEGYPSKEFFRALDPRLENIVEEKMSTDIYPQGTRAGTLTPEMARELGLSPHVAVAVANVDAHVSVPAATITEPGKMLAIMGTSICHCLISDKQVPVEGICGVVEDGILPGYYGYEAGQAAVGDIFGWFVDNAVPEEYSKEAEARGLTLHQLLEEKAARLRVGESGLLALDWWNGNRSTLVDADLSGLILGMNLNTTPEEVYRALIEATAFGTRVIVEAFRDAGIPIDEFYACGGLPEKNALLMQIYADVINMEIKVSASSQTPALGAAMFGAVAAGVEAGGYATITDAAQAMARVKATSYSPIPENAAIYDKIYQEYKRLYDYFGRGENDVMKRLRQIRAEAK
- a CDS encoding DUF72 domain-containing protein gives rise to the protein MIIVGTAGYSYRDWVGPVYPEGTQDKDMLTHYAQEFSFTEINSSFYRMPNRFMLDNMQKKTPDDFRFAVKVFRGFTHEREGIVELGPVFQEALEPLRETGKLACVLAQFPNSFRNERENRRHLVTLRQVLGDLPVVVEFRHRSWAETEAVFPFLDDLGFGLVCVDAPKLASLFPDILRVTGNIAYVRFHGRNAAKWWKHQEAYERYDYLYSPEELEEWVPKLRSLASQADSVYAVMNNHYQGKAYLNAQQLRALLQG
- a CDS encoding F0F1 ATP synthase subunit A, coding for MKLPSEGRGKVLPTELFEAPRVVFHLFGIPITETVRNGWLVMGGILVIAFIVTRRLNDVPSKLQAAVELLVEGLHGLVASNMSGVGKGFVKYFGALMLYLYLANISGLFGIRPPTGDINVTVSLALFTFVINHYMGLKANGLGYIKGFFEPLPLTPLNILGELARPVSLSLRLFGNILGGTLLGAMVFSLVPIVLPAALSLYFDLVSGLIQAFIFTMLSMTFIALAME
- a CDS encoding carbohydrate ABC transporter permease gives rise to the protein MVKQTISTAEQARQLKKRRQRIDAIKKILVFIILSLGALLYIAPLLWMVSTSIKTDIQTFADPPIWIPSPAVWDNYIKIITSSDWQRWAWNTIYLTAMGLIGTLLSTSLVAFSFARLQWPGRNFWFVVLLSTMMLPYQVTMVPMYLIFTRLGWVNTFKPLTVPPFFAVGGAFYIFLLRQFFLTIPRELDEAAIIDGCSTFRIFWEIILPLAKPALATVAIFTFMAHWNAFLSPLIYIRDSKLFTLTLGLASLRTNYAVSGIVMWNQLMAASILIALPCLLLFFFAQRYFIQGVVMSGIKG
- the atpE gene encoding ATP synthase F0 subunit C, with translation MDLGHAIVAGAALLGAGIAMGIGAIGPGIGEGMPAASAVEGVARQPEARGQIIPVMLLGQAVAETTGIYSLVISLILIGIARGLL